From Candidatus Binatia bacterium, a single genomic window includes:
- the recR gene encoding recombination mediator RecR, whose amino-acid sequence MALGLTPSMERLVEELKRLPGVGEKTAMRFAFYVLRSDHAFAANLAHALLGVKEQSRFCSGCYGLTEQDPCPICSDPRRRSEEICVVEEAADMMAFERAQEYRGRYHVLGGALAPLDGIGPEHLKCDELVQRVRGSEVREIIVATNPSAEGEATAHHLARILKPLGVRVTRIARGIPMGGDLEYTDIVTLAQSLEGRREM is encoded by the coding sequence ATGGCGCTCGGGCTCACTCCTTCGATGGAGCGATTGGTCGAGGAGCTCAAGCGGCTCCCCGGCGTGGGCGAGAAGACCGCGATGCGGTTCGCGTTCTACGTTCTTCGCTCCGACCACGCGTTCGCCGCGAACCTCGCGCACGCGCTTCTCGGCGTGAAGGAACAGAGCCGCTTCTGTTCGGGCTGCTACGGTCTCACCGAGCAGGACCCGTGTCCGATCTGCTCCGATCCGCGCCGTCGCAGCGAGGAGATCTGCGTCGTGGAGGAGGCGGCGGACATGATGGCCTTCGAGCGCGCGCAGGAGTACCGCGGGCGGTATCACGTCCTCGGAGGCGCGCTCGCGCCTCTCGACGGCATCGGGCCCGAGCATTTGAAGTGTGACGAGCTCGTCCAGAGGGTGCGTGGCAGCGAGGTTCGCGAGATCATCGTCGCCACCAATCCGAGTGCCGAGGGCGAGGCGACGGCGCATCACCTCGCTCGCATTCTGAAGCCTCTCGGCGTGCGGGTGACCCGCATCGCACGCGGCATCCCGATGGGCGGAGACCTCGAATACACCGACATCGTGACGCTAGCTCAGTCCCTGGAAGGCCGCCGCGAGATGTGA
- a CDS encoding efflux RND transporter periplasmic adaptor subunit produces MREVEGLKWGGMGAASYLAVVWALLLAACGGGEPAKAPTPEVLTVQSWTETVPIYGEWVGTTAGFVNAQIRSKVEGYLLKQRYQNGGDVKQGEAMFEIDPRQFKAQLQKAEGELGQAQAALGRSRQNVARFRPLAAKGAVSRKELDDAVQTEAANRAAVQSAKAAVTQAQLDVDWTRIDAPIDGVAGIAVAQIGDLVGPATLLTTVSTINPIKVDFPISEQQYLKFRRNQLREPGKLKTRAELILADGSTYSKPGSFYALGREVNPETGTIMVEGRFPNAEGLLRPGQYARVRAMIDQRKNAILVPQRAMNDIQGVFQIAVVGKDDVIEMRTVEVGPTYGTGWVIEKGLAAGERVVVQGLQDIRGGTKVIAKPAPTPTPKAAPAPSSTQGR; encoded by the coding sequence GTGAGGGAAGTGGAGGGTCTGAAGTGGGGCGGTATGGGAGCGGCTTCGTACCTGGCCGTGGTGTGGGCCCTGCTGCTGGCCGCGTGCGGTGGCGGAGAGCCCGCCAAGGCCCCTACGCCGGAGGTCCTCACGGTTCAGTCTTGGACCGAGACGGTTCCGATCTACGGCGAATGGGTCGGTACGACCGCCGGCTTTGTCAACGCACAAATTCGATCGAAGGTTGAGGGGTATCTGCTCAAGCAGCGATACCAGAATGGCGGCGACGTAAAACAGGGCGAGGCGATGTTCGAGATCGACCCGCGTCAATTCAAAGCGCAACTCCAGAAGGCGGAGGGAGAGCTCGGGCAGGCGCAGGCGGCGCTGGGTCGAAGTCGCCAGAACGTCGCGCGATTCCGGCCGCTGGCCGCCAAAGGCGCCGTGAGTCGGAAAGAATTGGATGATGCGGTTCAAACCGAGGCCGCGAACCGGGCCGCGGTGCAGTCGGCGAAGGCCGCCGTCACACAAGCGCAGCTCGACGTCGACTGGACACGGATTGATGCTCCCATTGATGGAGTGGCCGGCATTGCCGTGGCGCAGATCGGCGACCTGGTCGGTCCGGCCACGCTCCTCACCACCGTGTCGACGATCAACCCGATCAAAGTCGATTTTCCGATTAGTGAGCAGCAGTACCTGAAATTCAGACGCAACCAGCTCCGCGAGCCCGGGAAACTAAAGACTCGAGCGGAGCTCATCCTCGCGGATGGTTCGACGTATTCGAAACCCGGATCGTTCTACGCACTGGGCCGAGAGGTGAACCCCGAGACGGGTACGATCATGGTGGAGGGGCGTTTCCCCAATGCGGAAGGCCTGCTGCGACCAGGCCAGTACGCACGTGTTCGCGCGATGATCGACCAACGCAAAAACGCCATCCTCGTGCCGCAACGTGCGATGAATGATATTCAAGGTGTCTTTCAGATCGCGGTCGTCGGCAAGGACGACGTGATCGAAATGCGAACGGTCGAGGTAGGGCCCACCTACGGCACGGGATGGGTGATCGAGAAGGGTCTGGCCGCTGGAGAACGAGTTGTCGTGCAGGGGCTCCAGGACATCCGGGGAGGCACGAAGGTAATCGCAAAGCCGGCCCCGACGCCTACGCCGAAGGCAGCACCCGCTCCGAGTTCCACCCAGGGACGCTGA
- a CDS encoding lytic transglycosylase domain-containing protein, with amino-acid sequence MAGGSFSTRGSQRGRKSGTTLRSLSALTVFGALLLCPGTAPGDDVFTYRAPNGVQHFTNVPTTKKFKAFAPPSQRLTLLSLKREAPKPAWTKLRVGREMREMIATTAYRFDLEPALMHAVVRAESGFNPQAVSRAGARGLMQLMPATALEVGVRDVFHPQDNLNGGASYLRGLIDRYSGDVHLALAAYNAGPGAVESHGGVPPYAETQEYLRRVFRFRQEYLHDALREPGGIRR; translated from the coding sequence ATGGCCGGGGGAAGTTTTAGCACCAGGGGTTCGCAGCGAGGCCGTAAGTCGGGCACGACGCTGCGAAGCCTGTCCGCACTGACGGTTTTCGGTGCCTTGCTTCTGTGCCCGGGGACCGCTCCCGGAGATGACGTCTTCACGTACCGGGCACCCAACGGGGTCCAGCACTTTACCAACGTGCCGACGACCAAGAAGTTCAAGGCCTTCGCGCCACCGTCCCAGCGTCTGACGCTGCTGAGTTTGAAGCGGGAGGCCCCGAAGCCGGCCTGGACGAAGCTTCGGGTGGGGCGGGAGATGCGCGAGATGATCGCGACCACCGCCTACCGGTTCGATCTGGAGCCGGCGCTCATGCACGCGGTGGTCCGGGCCGAGTCGGGCTTCAATCCGCAGGCGGTTTCGCGGGCGGGCGCCCGCGGCCTGATGCAGCTCATGCCCGCGACGGCCCTCGAGGTCGGAGTCCGCGACGTGTTTCACCCGCAGGACAACCTCAACGGCGGTGCGTCTTACCTGCGTGGTCTGATCGATCGCTATTCGGGCGACGTGCACCTGGCCCTGGCCGCCTATAACGCGGGTCCCGGTGCCGTGGAGTCTCACGGCGGCGTGCCGCCTTACGCCGAGACCCAGGAGTACCTGAGACGCGTCTTCCGGTTCCGGCAGGAGTACCTGCACGACGCGCTGCGGGAGCCCGGCGGGATTCGTCGGTGA
- a CDS encoding gamma-glutamylcyclotransferase, with translation MPRYFAYGSNMEAAQMTTRVPEARSLGAGRLPAHRFSCNKIGRDGSAKANIEPSDGDEVWGVVFEISDAGLADLDRFEVGYRREQVTVHLRDDATTECDAYLSDQVSPDLLPTRAYRDRMVRGAQEHELPAICLLALRILAVGD, from the coding sequence ATGCCCCGATACTTCGCCTACGGCTCTAACATGGAGGCGGCGCAGATGACGACCCGGGTGCCCGAGGCCCGCTCGCTCGGGGCGGGCCGGCTCCCCGCGCATCGCTTCTCCTGCAACAAGATCGGCCGAGACGGGTCCGCCAAGGCCAACATCGAACCCAGCGACGGCGACGAGGTCTGGGGCGTGGTCTTCGAGATCTCGGATGCCGGCCTCGCGGATCTCGATCGCTTCGAGGTCGGCTACCGACGCGAGCAGGTCACCGTCCATCTCCGCGACGATGCGACCACAGAATGCGACGCCTACCTCTCGGACCAGGTCTCTCCTGATCTCCTCCCGACCCGAGCGTATCGCGATCGCATGGTGCGTGGAGCGCAGGAGCACGAACTTCCGGCGATCTGCCTACTGGCACTGCGGATCCTCGCCGTCGGCGACTGA
- the dnaX gene encoding DNA polymerase III subunit gamma/tau, protein MLDSSGKSPGGGADFYEVLARRARPQTFAEVIGQEHVTRTLVNAISSGRLAHAFVFSGMRGVGKTTTARILAKALNCEKGPTPEPCNVCTSCVEIAEGRSLDVLEVDAASQTGIDATRELLETVKYQPAAGRFRVYIIDEAHGLSKQAVDAFLKTLEEPPAHAKFILATTAPQKLTSTILSRCQRFDFRAVPGDTIVETLAAMVRGENMEADVEALAAIARESGGSLRDATSLLDQVLAFCNGRIDAGAVGLALGLPDVAAVRELMDRIAAHDPAGAIEVVGRVVGQGTDLARFAGDLLQRIRNLTVLVVAGPAALGDLTRIEIEELGTAREGLVTEDLQRWFRILLGGSEEVARSPRPRLVLEMTVLRMATMTPLVPLDQLVGRLEALERGARGGSGPGGRSRPGPRIEPVRGGPAPQAGRASAPQAPASTSGQASAAASPNEAPARPSAPPAATPEASAPRTEAPARPTAAPAATPKASVTASAPAQTPAPFSPPQSAGSAPSSPNGAVPTPLEDPVVQKRWTDVVGELQKQQTARFFRLAYSQVVSLGEGVIKIAVTGKSALAELMKPDTRKMIEEAISTEYGQALRFEPVSADGASEGGAARAETVSLERQGREDPLVQASIEVLQGRVEGVLARGRRGGG, encoded by the coding sequence GTGCTCGATTCATCTGGGAAGTCGCCGGGAGGCGGCGCGGACTTCTACGAGGTTCTCGCCCGCCGGGCGCGACCCCAGACCTTTGCCGAAGTCATCGGGCAGGAGCACGTCACCCGCACGCTGGTGAACGCCATCTCGTCTGGACGACTCGCTCACGCGTTCGTCTTCAGTGGCATGCGCGGGGTCGGCAAGACGACCACCGCTCGGATCCTCGCGAAGGCCCTGAACTGCGAGAAGGGCCCGACGCCCGAGCCCTGCAACGTCTGCACGAGCTGCGTCGAGATCGCGGAAGGCCGGTCGCTCGACGTGCTCGAGGTCGACGCCGCATCGCAGACCGGGATCGACGCCACTCGAGAGCTGCTCGAGACGGTGAAGTACCAACCCGCTGCCGGTCGTTTTCGCGTGTACATCATCGATGAGGCGCACGGTCTGTCGAAGCAGGCGGTCGATGCGTTCCTGAAGACGCTAGAGGAACCCCCAGCCCACGCGAAGTTCATTCTCGCGACCACGGCACCGCAGAAGCTCACGTCGACCATTCTCTCTCGCTGTCAGCGCTTCGACTTTCGGGCCGTCCCCGGCGACACGATCGTCGAGACCCTGGCTGCGATGGTCCGCGGCGAGAACATGGAGGCAGACGTCGAAGCGTTGGCCGCTATCGCCCGCGAGTCGGGCGGCAGCCTGCGCGATGCGACCTCGCTCCTCGACCAGGTTCTCGCGTTCTGCAATGGGCGCATCGACGCGGGGGCAGTCGGCCTCGCGCTCGGGTTGCCGGATGTTGCGGCCGTCCGTGAGCTCATGGACCGGATTGCTGCGCACGATCCCGCCGGTGCGATCGAGGTCGTTGGTCGCGTCGTCGGGCAGGGCACGGACCTCGCGCGATTCGCAGGCGACCTGTTGCAGCGCATCCGGAACCTCACAGTTCTCGTCGTCGCCGGGCCGGCGGCCCTGGGCGACCTCACCCGGATCGAAATCGAGGAGCTGGGTACCGCCCGAGAGGGGCTCGTCACGGAGGACCTGCAGCGTTGGTTCCGGATCCTCCTCGGCGGATCCGAGGAAGTGGCGCGCTCCCCTAGGCCGCGTCTCGTGCTGGAGATGACCGTTCTGCGCATGGCCACCATGACGCCTCTGGTGCCGCTCGATCAGCTCGTGGGTCGTCTGGAAGCGTTGGAGCGCGGCGCGCGCGGCGGGTCTGGGCCGGGAGGTCGTTCGCGGCCGGGTCCCCGTATCGAGCCCGTCCGCGGAGGACCGGCGCCGCAAGCAGGCCGCGCGAGTGCGCCGCAGGCGCCCGCGTCCACGTCAGGTCAGGCGTCGGCAGCCGCGTCTCCGAACGAAGCCCCCGCGCGGCCGTCTGCACCGCCGGCCGCAACGCCTGAGGCATCTGCTCCCCGGACGGAAGCCCCCGCGCGGCCGACTGCAGCGCCGGCCGCAACGCCCAAGGCATCTGTGACTGCGTCGGCCCCGGCCCAGACACCGGCCCCGTTTAGCCCTCCACAGTCGGCCGGATCGGCGCCTTCTTCGCCGAACGGCGCGGTCCCCACGCCGCTGGAGGACCCGGTCGTCCAGAAACGCTGGACGGACGTGGTGGGGGAGCTGCAAAAGCAGCAGACCGCTCGGTTCTTCCGGCTCGCCTACAGCCAGGTCGTTAGCCTCGGTGAGGGCGTCATCAAGATCGCCGTGACGGGCAAGAGTGCGCTCGCGGAGCTGATGAAGCCCGACACCCGCAAGATGATCGAGGAGGCCATCTCGACGGAGTACGGCCAGGCCTTGCGCTTCGAGCCGGTCTCCGCCGACGGCGCATCTGAGGGCGGGGCGGCCCGAGCCGAGACTGTTAGCCTGGAGCGCCAGGGCCGCGAGGATCCGCTCGTTCAGGCGAGCATCGAGGTCCTCCAGGGGCGGGTGGAGGGCGTCCTCGCCCGAGGCCGCCGCGGCGGCGGCTGA
- a CDS encoding multidrug efflux RND transporter permease subunit, with translation MARFFIDRPIVAIVISIMMTLMGIVAMVSLPISQYPDIAPPEIQLTATYVGADAVTVQESVSTPIEQQMSGVDGMIYMYSTNASNGIGTLRVDFEVGTDSNIDQVLTQMRYQQAESQLPAQVKDLGVTIKKSTSSPLALFSLYSPDGTYDAEFLANYAYININDAMTRVPGIGQVSILGAAQYAMRFWVEPDKLAEMKLTVTDLVDALSQQNTVNPAGQIGAEPVPPGQEFTYTVRAQGRLKTPEEFANVVIRANPDGSLVTMNDVARIELGSQNYSDIGRLNGKPAAIVAIYQDPGSNAINTMDEATALMEELKERFPSGLDYVISLDTTAAVRAGISEIVVTLFEALALVILVVFVFLQGWRATLIPLLAVPVALVGTFAIFPILGFSINTLSLLGLVLAIGLVVDDAIVVVEAVEKNIEDGLEPRSATLKAMEDVTSPIIGTTLILVAVFVPTAFIPGITGRLYQQFAVTIAVSVLISSFNAMTLSPALSALLLRPRQPTGGIVGRFFDAFNRLFARVTDGYIGWSHFLIRKAGLAMLFLLILSLSGGFIGSRLPGGFVPEEDQGYLYGNLQLPNAASLQRSDEVARRVEKILEDTPGVKSYNTVVGFSLLTQVNTTYCGTLFITLEDWEERDPKGLDAKTIMRGLNERFAKEVPEAKVFSFSPPAIPGVGTSGGVTFVLEDLSGGSTESLAANTKKFLKAMNERPEFARVSTTLIPDTPQIFANVDRDKVLKQGVELADVYRTLQAYMGGVFVNYFNRFGRTWQVYLQAEGKYRTTADDINLFYVRNPQGDMVPLETFVSMERTFGPEFTLRFNGHSSAQISGILWPWFSSGEGMAAFEEVFEQTMPATMGYDYMGMSYQEKVAAEGVSPALVFGLSLLAVFLILAALYESWALPISVLLATPIAIFGAFLGLIVRLLVNDVFAQIGLVMLVGLAAKNAILIVEFARGKLAEGESVVDAALDAARLRLRPIMMTAFAFIMGVIPLVIATGSGAIARNVLGTAVLGGMLASTLIGIFLVPVSFYVVESWREKREGKASNPETQP, from the coding sequence ATGGCACGATTTTTCATCGATCGACCGATCGTCGCGATCGTCATCTCGATCATGATGACCCTCATGGGCATCGTGGCGATGGTCAGCCTTCCGATCTCGCAGTACCCGGACATCGCACCACCCGAGATCCAGTTGACCGCGACGTACGTCGGAGCGGACGCGGTTACGGTGCAAGAGTCGGTGTCTACTCCGATCGAGCAGCAAATGAGCGGCGTGGACGGCATGATCTACATGTACTCCACCAACGCGAGCAACGGGATCGGTACGCTCCGAGTCGACTTTGAAGTCGGAACCGACTCCAACATCGACCAGGTTCTGACTCAGATGCGTTACCAGCAGGCAGAATCGCAACTGCCCGCCCAGGTGAAAGACCTGGGAGTCACGATCAAGAAGTCGACGAGCAGCCCCCTTGCGCTGTTCTCCCTTTACTCGCCCGACGGCACCTACGATGCCGAGTTTCTGGCGAACTACGCGTACATCAACATCAACGATGCGATGACTCGCGTGCCCGGCATTGGTCAGGTTTCGATCTTGGGAGCTGCTCAATACGCGATGCGCTTCTGGGTCGAGCCCGACAAGCTCGCAGAGATGAAGCTCACGGTCACCGACCTGGTGGACGCTCTGTCTCAGCAGAACACGGTGAATCCCGCTGGGCAGATCGGTGCCGAGCCGGTTCCGCCGGGGCAGGAATTCACCTACACCGTCCGCGCTCAGGGCCGTCTGAAGACGCCCGAAGAATTTGCCAACGTCGTCATTCGCGCAAATCCCGATGGCTCGCTCGTGACGATGAATGATGTCGCGCGAATCGAGTTGGGGTCCCAGAATTATAGCGACATTGGACGTTTGAACGGAAAACCCGCGGCCATCGTGGCGATCTATCAAGATCCCGGATCCAACGCGATCAACACCATGGACGAAGCAACCGCTCTGATGGAGGAATTGAAGGAGCGGTTCCCTTCGGGTCTCGATTACGTGATCTCGCTCGATACGACCGCCGCCGTCCGAGCGGGCATCTCCGAGATCGTCGTGACCTTGTTCGAGGCACTGGCCCTGGTCATCCTCGTGGTCTTCGTCTTCTTGCAAGGTTGGCGTGCGACCTTGATTCCTCTGCTCGCGGTGCCGGTCGCGCTCGTGGGCACCTTCGCAATCTTTCCCATCCTCGGATTCTCGATCAACACGCTCTCGCTGCTTGGCCTGGTGCTAGCGATCGGCCTGGTCGTCGATGATGCGATCGTGGTCGTCGAGGCGGTCGAAAAAAACATCGAAGACGGACTCGAACCGCGCAGCGCGACACTCAAGGCAATGGAAGACGTCACGAGCCCCATCATCGGGACGACTCTCATCCTAGTAGCGGTCTTCGTGCCGACGGCCTTCATTCCGGGCATCACCGGACGACTCTACCAGCAGTTTGCCGTGACTATCGCGGTGTCGGTGCTGATCTCCTCCTTCAATGCCATGACGCTCAGTCCGGCCCTGTCGGCGCTTCTCCTTCGGCCGCGACAACCAACGGGCGGAATTGTGGGTCGATTCTTTGACGCCTTCAATCGGCTATTTGCCCGGGTGACCGACGGTTACATTGGATGGTCCCATTTTCTGATCCGCAAAGCCGGGTTGGCGATGCTCTTTCTGCTGATCCTCTCTTTGAGCGGCGGATTCATCGGCTCTCGCTTGCCAGGCGGGTTCGTCCCGGAAGAGGATCAGGGGTACCTCTACGGCAACCTCCAGCTCCCAAATGCCGCTTCATTGCAGCGCTCGGACGAAGTTGCGCGGCGGGTGGAAAAGATTCTGGAGGATACGCCGGGCGTGAAGAGCTACAACACCGTGGTGGGCTTCAGTCTGTTGACGCAGGTGAATACCACCTACTGCGGAACGCTCTTCATCACACTGGAGGACTGGGAGGAGCGCGACCCCAAGGGGCTCGATGCGAAAACCATCATGCGGGGTTTGAACGAACGGTTCGCCAAGGAAGTCCCTGAAGCCAAGGTCTTCTCGTTCTCGCCACCGGCCATCCCCGGGGTGGGGACCTCCGGTGGTGTCACCTTCGTATTGGAGGACCTCTCCGGGGGCTCGACTGAGAGCCTGGCGGCGAACACGAAGAAATTCCTCAAGGCGATGAACGAGCGGCCCGAATTCGCCCGGGTCTCGACCACCCTGATCCCCGACACCCCGCAGATCTTTGCCAACGTCGACCGCGACAAGGTGCTGAAGCAGGGGGTCGAACTCGCGGACGTGTACCGGACCCTCCAGGCCTACATGGGTGGGGTCTTCGTCAACTACTTCAATCGATTCGGACGCACATGGCAGGTCTATCTCCAGGCGGAGGGGAAGTATCGAACCACCGCGGATGACATCAATCTTTTCTATGTCCGCAACCCGCAGGGGGACATGGTGCCGCTGGAGACCTTCGTGTCGATGGAGCGAACCTTTGGCCCCGAATTCACTCTGCGGTTCAATGGGCACAGTTCCGCCCAGATCAGCGGCATCCTTTGGCCGTGGTTTAGCTCAGGGGAGGGCATGGCAGCCTTCGAGGAGGTCTTCGAGCAGACCATGCCGGCGACCATGGGGTATGACTACATGGGCATGTCGTACCAGGAGAAGGTCGCGGCCGAAGGAGTGTCCCCCGCCTTGGTCTTCGGACTTTCGCTGCTCGCCGTCTTTCTGATTCTTGCGGCGCTCTACGAAAGCTGGGCACTGCCGATCAGTGTGCTCCTCGCAACGCCCATCGCGATCTTCGGAGCCTTCCTCGGCCTCATTGTCCGATTACTGGTCAACGACGTCTTTGCGCAGATTGGACTCGTGATGTTGGTCGGTCTTGCGGCGAAGAATGCAATCCTCATCGTCGAGTTTGCCCGCGGAAAGCTCGCCGAAGGCGAGTCGGTTGTAGACGCGGCGCTCGATGCCGCGCGTTTGCGGCTTCGCCCCATCATGATGACCGCGTTTGCGTTCATCATGGGCGTCATCCCTCTCGTCATCGCAACGGGGTCGGGAGCCATTGCGCGAAACGTCCTGGGCACGGCGGTTCTCGGGGGCATGCTCGCGTCGACACTCATCGGGATTTTTCTCGTGCCCGTATCGTTCTACGTCGTGGAAAGCTGGCGAGAGAAGCGCGAAGGAAAGGCCTCGAACCCGGAGACGCAGCCGTGA
- the secF gene encoding protein translocase subunit SecF yields MADPQTKNAGGAGGKGARPALNFRTLLPDDLHIDFVGKRKIFLIASTILNIAAIILFFVRPLNYGVDFTGGTAIRIRFAQATTAADLRSELRTLDLRDLTVQDFGEQGREFLLRFEIKVGHEMSSISETLAQLLQENRGGEKSFEILSIDSVGPKVGANLRQQGFLAVLFATIFMGIYITIRFEPSFGLGAVVALIHDVFITAGALMLTQQSFDLTTLAGLLTVIGFSVHDTIIVSDRVRENLRRSPKSPLADVINRSINETLSRTLLTTGTALFVLFALYFLGGKGLEPFALTLVVGFITGTYSSIYIAAPVVLFWSNRSRLAS; encoded by the coding sequence ATGGCTGATCCACAGACGAAAAATGCGGGCGGGGCAGGGGGCAAGGGTGCCCGACCCGCGTTGAACTTCCGCACGCTTCTCCCGGACGATCTCCACATTGATTTCGTCGGGAAGAGGAAGATCTTCCTGATCGCGTCGACGATATTGAACATCGCCGCGATCATCCTGTTCTTCGTTCGGCCCCTGAACTACGGCGTGGATTTCACCGGCGGCACCGCGATTCGGATCCGTTTTGCCCAGGCGACCACCGCCGCCGACCTCCGTTCTGAGCTCAGGACCCTCGACCTTCGTGACCTCACAGTCCAGGACTTCGGCGAGCAAGGCCGCGAGTTCCTGCTTCGCTTCGAGATCAAAGTAGGTCACGAGATGAGTTCCATCTCGGAGACCCTCGCGCAGCTGCTCCAGGAAAACCGCGGAGGCGAGAAGAGCTTCGAGATCTTGAGCATCGACAGTGTCGGGCCCAAGGTGGGAGCGAATCTGCGGCAGCAGGGCTTCCTTGCCGTGCTGTTCGCGACGATCTTCATGGGGATCTACATCACGATCCGTTTCGAGCCGAGTTTCGGCCTCGGCGCGGTCGTGGCGCTCATCCACGACGTCTTCATTACGGCTGGCGCGTTGATGCTCACGCAGCAGAGCTTCGACCTTACGACTCTCGCTGGGCTGCTGACCGTCATCGGCTTCTCCGTGCACGACACGATCATCGTGTCCGACCGCGTCCGCGAGAATCTCCGCCGAAGCCCGAAGTCCCCGCTTGCCGACGTGATCAACCGGAGCATCAACGAGACCCTGTCTCGCACTCTGCTCACCACCGGCACTGCGCTGTTCGTTCTGTTCGCGCTCTATTTCCTCGGTGGGAAGGGTCTCGAGCCGTTCGCTCTAACGCTGGTCGTCGGCTTCATTACCGGCACCTACTCGTCGATCTACATCGCGGCTCCGGTCGTGTTGTTCTGGTCGAACCGCTCACGCCTCGCGAGCTGA
- a CDS encoding YbaB/EbfC family nucleoid-associated protein, which yields MAKPFDLGDIGNIMEQAQAMQSKIADLQSEVGSKTVEASAGGGMVTAKVNGKLEVVGLLVDPEILKDGDREMLQDLVMAAVNEGIRKAQALMTEEMSRLTGGLKIPGLG from the coding sequence ATGGCGAAGCCCTTCGATCTGGGAGACATCGGGAACATCATGGAGCAGGCGCAGGCGATGCAGTCGAAGATCGCCGACCTCCAGTCCGAAGTGGGAAGCAAAACGGTCGAAGCGTCGGCCGGCGGTGGGATGGTTACCGCCAAGGTGAATGGCAAACTGGAGGTCGTCGGCCTCTTGGTCGATCCGGAAATCCTGAAAGACGGTGATCGAGAGATGCTCCAGGACCTCGTCATGGCCGCCGTGAACGAAGGGATCCGCAAAGCGCAGGCCCTCATGACCGAGGAGATGTCGCGGCTCACCGGTGGGCTCAAGATCCCCGGGCTCGGCTGA
- the pgsA gene encoding CDP-diacylglycerol--glycerol-3-phosphate 3-phosphatidyltransferase, with protein sequence MTVPAPPPRNPLLTAPNLISLSRVAIAPLLIWLLVSPDRTTSVLAALAFFIACLSDWLDGYLARRSGQVTNLGKFLDPLADKILILSALIMLCGLTREPRVPAWIVAVIACREVAVTGLRAIARDEGIVLGAETLGKAKMTFEIVALVPLLLHYQYWLIDFHAAGMVFLWVALALALWSGVTYHWRLAQVLRARD encoded by the coding sequence GTGACCGTGCCGGCGCCGCCTCCGCGCAACCCGCTTCTCACGGCGCCGAACCTCATTTCGCTCAGCCGGGTGGCGATCGCGCCACTCTTGATCTGGCTCCTGGTCTCGCCGGATCGCACGACATCGGTTCTTGCGGCGCTGGCGTTCTTCATCGCGTGCCTGAGCGACTGGCTCGACGGATACCTCGCGAGGCGATCGGGGCAGGTCACGAACCTCGGGAAGTTCCTGGATCCGCTCGCCGACAAGATCCTGATCCTGAGCGCGTTGATCATGCTCTGCGGGCTCACCCGCGAACCTCGCGTGCCCGCGTGGATTGTTGCGGTGATCGCCTGTCGCGAGGTCGCGGTGACCGGCCTGCGGGCCATCGCGCGGGACGAAGGGATCGTGCTTGGAGCCGAAACCCTCGGCAAGGCGAAGATGACCTTCGAGATCGTCGCCCTGGTGCCTCTGCTGCTGCACTACCAATACTGGCTCATCGACTTTCACGCGGCGGGCATGGTCTTCCTCTGGGTCGCGCTGGCTCTCGCTCTGTGGTCCGGAGTCACCTACCACTGGCGGCTGGCCCAGGTTCTACGCGCCCGCGATTGA